A window of Candidatus Gorgyraea atricola contains these coding sequences:
- the ybeY gene encoding rRNA maturation RNase YbeY — protein MKVDIRDLQARVKIDTKKIVQRAEAVLKKMGEDKGELSLLFVADSYIRQLNSKYRDVDSKTDVLAFSMREGYGLPKESPILGDVVISTETAKREAKKRGVSIQSEIELYLIHGILHLLGYKDERTSDRKKMRAKEKELLGVR, from the coding sequence ATGAAGGTAGATATCCGAGATTTACAAGCCAGGGTAAAGATCGACACTAAAAAGATAGTCCAGCGCGCTGAAGCTGTATTAAAGAAGATGGGCGAAGATAAAGGGGAGCTGAGTCTTTTATTCGTGGCAGATTCTTATATCAGGCAGTTAAACTCAAAGTATCGTGATGTAGATTCCAAAACAGATGTTTTGGCCTTTTCAATGAGAGAGGGGTATGGATTGCCAAAGGAAAGCCCCATTTTAGGAGATGTGGTCATATCTACTGAGACTGCGAAAAGAGAGGCCAAGAAAAGAGGAGTTTCCATACAAAGCGAGATAGAGTTATATCTTATTCACGGGATATTGCATCTCTTGGGTTACAAAGATGAACGGACGAGTGATAGAAAAAAGATGAGAGCTAAGGAAAAAGAGTTGCTGGGGGTCAGGTGA
- a CDS encoding HU family DNA-binding protein: MTKKDIVVKISNETDVKQIDVKQVVQMTFDIIIDSLAQGKKIELRNFGVFKTKSRKGRMGRNPRTGQQVPVAPKKVAIFKPGLVMKAKVK; the protein is encoded by the coding sequence ATGACCAAGAAAGATATCGTTGTAAAGATCTCGAATGAGACTGATGTTAAGCAGATTGATGTTAAGCAGGTTGTGCAGATGACGTTTGATATTATAATCGACTCGCTTGCGCAGGGGAAGAAGATCGAGCTCAGGAATTTCGGCGTATTTAAGACTAAGTCGAGAAAAGGCCGCATGGGGCGCAATCCCAGGACAGGCCAGCAGGTACCTGTGGCACCGAAAAAAGTAGCAATATTCAAACCCGGCCTTGTGATGAAGGCAAAGGTGAAATAA
- a CDS encoding glycine--tRNA ligase subunit alpha: MRKLTFVEVIERLNKFWQKQGCVIVQPLDTEVGAGTFHPATFFKSLGKDKWRTAYVQPSRRPTDGRYADNPLRMQHYYQYQVLVKPNPRDIKKLYLESLKVLGVDLKAHEIRFVEDDWESPTLGASGLGWEVWLDSLEITQFTYFQQIGGIEVDHVSCEITYGLERIVMFIQNKFNVFDLEWQPGVKYGDLHKKHEIEYSKYNFDEADIDMHLKGFESFEKEAKALLEKKLVYPAYSFVLKASHAFNILDARGAVSQSERPRYIGRIRSLAKKCAELYLKI; encoded by the coding sequence ATGAGAAAACTCACATTTGTCGAAGTAATCGAAAGACTGAATAAATTCTGGCAGAAGCAAGGTTGCGTGATAGTGCAGCCGCTTGATACAGAGGTGGGCGCAGGCACTTTTCATCCAGCTACGTTTTTCAAATCGCTTGGCAAGGATAAATGGCGTACCGCATATGTGCAGCCTTCAAGGCGACCTACTGACGGCAGGTACGCGGATAATCCGTTGCGCATGCAGCATTATTATCAATATCAGGTGCTGGTAAAACCAAACCCGAGAGATATAAAAAAGCTTTATCTGGAGAGCCTCAAGGTCCTGGGCGTGGATCTAAAGGCGCACGAGATCAGGTTCGTGGAAGACGATTGGGAATCACCTACACTTGGCGCGTCTGGACTGGGCTGGGAGGTGTGGCTGGACAGCCTCGAGATAACACAGTTTACGTATTTTCAGCAGATAGGCGGTATAGAGGTAGACCATGTCTCCTGCGAGATCACGTACGGCCTGGAACGCATAGTAATGTTTATACAGAATAAGTTCAATGTCTTTGATCTAGAATGGCAGCCAGGCGTAAAATACGGAGACTTGCACAAGAAACACGAGATAGAATATTCTAAATATAATTTTGACGAAGCAGATATAGATATGCATCTAAAAGGTTTTGAATCTTTTGAGAAAGAGGCAAAGGCCCTGCTGGAGAAAAAATTGGTCTACCCGGCATATAGTTTTGTCTTAAAGGCATCACATGCCTTTAATATACTTGATGCCCGCGGCGCTGTAAGCCAGAGCGAACGCCCACGCTACATAGGCAGGATCCGTTCTTTAGCCAAGAAATGCGCGGAGTTGTATCTCAAAATCTGA
- the hisS gene encoding histidine--tRNA ligase, with protein sequence MLKALRGTKDILPSEISLWQCIEKSARDIFAIYGYKEIRTPIIEEASLFIRSIGDATDIVQKEMYVFTDRGGRNIALRPEATASIVRAYIENSMAQKEALSKLFYIGPMFRSERPQKGRQRQFYQLGVEAIGSDNAFIDVEVISLAAGFLKKIGITDFVLKINTLGCDKDKKEIIEKYRKAVKPHLKSLCSECNQRYTKNVLRIFDCKNPDCGRIVEKIEVSDSLCKDCSSHFETVKKGLKDLKIDFEIDKRIVRGLDYYTKTVFEIVQKDLGAKDAICAGGRYNNLVKDMGGKDMPAIGFAFGIERLIMAMKKDNEGKSALDIFIATAGNTRQKAFIFMDELRRKGLSCNMDYEDKSLKAQMRRAEKLGARFVIIFGEEELKNKKIVLRDMELKQQQEVYLNEIERIINEADTHLR encoded by the coding sequence ATGCTAAAAGCCCTACGCGGTACCAAAGATATATTACCCAGTGAAATCAGTCTCTGGCAATGTATAGAGAAATCTGCCAGGGATATATTTGCTATATATGGATATAAAGAGATAAGGACGCCTATCATAGAGGAGGCGTCTCTTTTTATTAGGAGCATAGGCGATGCCACTGATATAGTCCAGAAGGAGATGTATGTATTTACTGACAGGGGCGGCAGAAATATTGCATTGAGGCCAGAGGCAACAGCATCTATTGTTCGGGCATACATAGAAAATTCCATGGCGCAGAAAGAGGCCCTTTCGAAATTATTTTATATAGGACCCATGTTCAGGAGTGAGCGTCCGCAAAAAGGCAGACAGCGCCAGTTTTATCAGCTGGGCGTAGAGGCGATTGGCTCAGATAACGCGTTTATTGATGTGGAGGTCATTTCGCTCGCAGCAGGGTTCTTGAAAAAAATAGGCATAACTGATTTTGTTTTAAAGATAAACACCCTGGGTTGCGACAAGGATAAAAAAGAGATAATAGAAAAATACAGAAAGGCTGTCAAACCGCACCTAAAGTCTCTCTGTAGTGAGTGCAACCAGCGTTACACTAAGAATGTCCTAAGGATATTTGACTGCAAGAATCCAGACTGCGGAAGGATCGTTGAAAAGATCGAGGTCTCAGATTCATTGTGTAAGGATTGTTCCAGCCATTTCGAGACTGTAAAAAAAGGATTAAAGGATCTCAAAATAGATTTTGAAATAGATAAAAGAATAGTACGTGGCCTGGATTATTACACAAAGACTGTATTTGAGATAGTGCAAAAGGATCTTGGCGCAAAGGACGCGATCTGCGCAGGCGGCAGATACAATAACCTGGTAAAAGACATGGGCGGCAAGGATATGCCTGCAATAGGATTCGCGTTTGGCATTGAAAGATTGATTATGGCCATGAAAAAAGACAATGAAGGTAAATCCGCGCTTGATATCTTTATAGCAACTGCTGGCAACACACGCCAAAAGGCCTTTATATTTATGGATGAATTAAGGCGCAAAGGTCTTTCGTGCAACATGGATTACGAGGATAAATCTCTAAAGGCACAGATGAGGCGAGCAGAAAAACTCGGCGCGAGATTTGTTATTATCTTTGGTGAAGAAGAATTAAAAAACAAAAAGATCGTGCTACGAGATATGGAGCTTAAACAGCAACAAGAGGTATATCTGAATGAAATAGAAAGGATAATCAATGAAGCGGACACACACCTGCGGTGA
- a CDS encoding DUF502 domain-containing protein, with translation MLSKIRANFFTGLLIVVPLVLTFWVLYFIIDRFTFLLSPITNVLERFVPAAQNIEVFTNIIIFILLLVFLTLVGFAARIIVLRNIFGFGERILYKVPMISVIYRTIKEIWSALFIHKNTIFQRVVLIEYPRKGVYQLGFVVSGTKGEVQQKTKNTLLNIFVPTTPNPTSGMLVFVPQEETVSLDMSVAEAMKMIVSGGAIVPKTQMY, from the coding sequence ATGCTTTCTAAGATTAGGGCGAATTTTTTCACAGGCCTCTTGATCGTAGTACCACTGGTGCTTACTTTTTGGGTGCTCTATTTCATAATAGATAGATTTACTTTTCTACTCTCACCCATAACCAATGTTTTAGAAAGGTTTGTCCCGGCAGCTCAGAATATAGAGGTCTTTACCAATATAATAATCTTTATCTTATTATTGGTTTTCTTGACCCTGGTGGGTTTTGCCGCGAGGATAATAGTATTGAGGAACATCTTTGGTTTTGGCGAGAGGATCCTGTATAAGGTGCCGATGATCAGCGTGATCTACAGGACCATAAAAGAGATATGGTCTGCTCTTTTTATTCATAAAAATACTATTTTTCAGAGAGTAGTTTTAATAGAATACCCAAGAAAGGGCGTGTATCAGTTGGGTTTTGTGGTTTCAGGGACAAAGGGTGAGGTCCAGCAAAAGACAAAAAACACTCTTTTAAATATATTTGTGCCGACCACTCCAAATCCCACCTCTGGCATGCTGGTATTTGTTCCGCAAGAAGAGACTGTATCTTTGGATATGTCTGTGGCTGAGGCAATGAAGATGATCGTCTCGGGCGGCGCGATCGTCCCTAAAACACAGATGTATTAG
- a CDS encoding diacylglycerol kinase has translation MKRQNLVESFNSAIEGFVFVFKSQRNMRLHFAIGITAIILGIFLNFTYIELIILCLTIAFVLFAEMFNTAIEHTIDLVKEEFHPLARIVKDICAGAVLLSALAAVVVGYMLFVSKAGIRIEDNIIKIKESSWHISFIVLLTILGFVVLSKVLFRSGTPLRGGMPSGHSAIAFSIWTIISLLYPNSIVIFLVFILSFLVSRSRVRDGVHSALEVFTGALVGIFITLLIFQFLRR, from the coding sequence GTGAAACGGCAGAATCTGGTAGAGAGTTTTAATTCCGCTATAGAGGGTTTTGTATTTGTTTTTAAGAGCCAGCGCAATATGAGACTGCATTTCGCGATCGGCATTACAGCGATTATTCTTGGGATATTTTTAAATTTTACATACATAGAACTGATAATCCTTTGCCTTACCATAGCGTTTGTCCTGTTTGCCGAGATGTTTAATACGGCAATAGAACACACCATAGACTTGGTCAAAGAAGAGTTTCATCCTCTTGCAAGGATCGTAAAGGATATATGCGCAGGCGCGGTCTTATTGAGCGCGTTAGCAGCTGTAGTTGTCGGCTACATGCTGTTTGTCTCAAAGGCGGGTATCAGGATAGAGGACAATATAATAAAAATAAAGGAATCCAGTTGGCATATCAGTTTTATAGTTTTATTAACAATCCTGGGGTTTGTGGTTTTAAGCAAGGTCTTGTTCCGCAGCGGCACGCCGCTAAGAGGGGGCATGCCAAGCGGTCACAGCGCAATAGCATTTTCCATCTGGACCATAATCTCACTACTGTATCCAAATAGCATTGTAATCTTTCTTGTATTTATTCTTTCGTTTCTTGTGTCCAGAAGCAGGGTCAGGGATGGTGTCCACTCGGCCCTAGAGGTCTTTACAGGCGCGCTAGTAGGCATTTTCATAACGCTATTGATCTTTCAGTTTTTAAGGAGATAA
- the aspS gene encoding aspartate--tRNA ligase, producing the protein MKRTHTCGELTAKDMGKEATLLGWVYKRRDHGKIIFVDIRDRSGFTQIVFFKNKKAEELRSEYVIAVKGKVQKRPKGTDNPKIVTGEVELGVEELEIINPSKTPPFELDEMTDISEEVRLKYRYIDLRRPEVQKRLFLRHKVCKSMRDFLDKDGFIEVETPILTKSTPEGARDFLVPSRLSLSKFFALPQSPQLFKQLLMVSGFEKYFQIAKCFRDEDLRADRQPEFTQLDMEMSFIDEDDLFNVAEKMFYHVFKEVLGIELKIPFPRISHKEAMEKYKTDKPDLRKDGKGFEFLWVLNFPLFKYNDEEKRWDMEHHPFTSPVSEDIDLIESAPDKVGSRAYDLVINGVEIASGSIRIHNRELQEKIFQRIGLDAAHAKERFGFLLEAFSYGAPPHGGIAFGLDRLLSLICGVESIREVIAFPKTQKASCPMTDAPSSVDAKQLRELGIKLATKTKEAI; encoded by the coding sequence ATGAAGCGGACACACACCTGCGGTGAATTGACAGCAAAGGATATGGGTAAAGAGGCAACGCTTCTTGGCTGGGTGTATAAGAGGCGGGACCATGGGAAGATCATATTTGTGGATATAAGAGACCGTTCTGGCTTTACGCAGATCGTGTTTTTTAAAAATAAAAAAGCAGAGGAGCTTCGCAGCGAGTACGTGATAGCTGTAAAGGGTAAGGTGCAGAAAAGGCCCAAGGGCACTGATAACCCAAAGATAGTAACAGGCGAGGTAGAGCTTGGAGTGGAAGAGCTTGAAATAATAAATCCATCCAAGACACCTCCTTTTGAACTTGATGAGATGACAGATATCTCAGAGGAAGTCAGGCTTAAGTATAGATACATCGATCTGAGAAGGCCTGAGGTCCAGAAGAGATTATTTTTGCGTCACAAGGTATGTAAATCAATGAGGGATTTTCTGGATAAGGACGGGTTTATAGAGGTAGAAACGCCTATTCTTACCAAATCCACGCCAGAAGGCGCAAGGGATTTTCTGGTACCTTCTAGGTTGAGCCTGAGTAAGTTTTTCGCGCTTCCGCAGTCACCACAGCTTTTCAAGCAGCTCTTGATGGTGTCTGGTTTTGAGAAATATTTTCAGATAGCAAAGTGCTTTAGGGATGAGGATCTTCGCGCGGACAGGCAGCCGGAATTTACCCAGCTGGACATGGAGATGTCTTTTATAGATGAAGATGATCTCTTTAATGTTGCAGAGAAAATGTTTTATCATGTATTCAAGGAGGTCTTAGGCATAGAACTAAAGATCCCTTTTCCCAGGATCAGTCATAAAGAGGCAATGGAAAAATACAAGACAGATAAGCCTGATCTGCGAAAAGACGGCAAGGGGTTTGAGTTTCTGTGGGTTTTAAACTTCCCGCTTTTTAAATATAATGACGAAGAAAAGCGATGGGATATGGAGCACCATCCTTTTACATCACCTGTGTCAGAAGATATAGATCTGATAGAGTCAGCTCCTGATAAGGTGGGCTCAAGGGCCTATGACCTGGTTATAAATGGCGTGGAAATAGCCAGTGGCAGTATAAGGATCCACAATAGGGAATTACAAGAGAAAATTTTTCAGCGCATAGGCCTGGATGCAGCGCACGCGAAAGAGAGATTCGGATTTTTGCTCGAGGCGTTCAGTTATGGCGCGCCTCCGCATGGCGGCATTGCATTTGGTCTTGACAGGCTTCTTTCATTGATATGTGGGGTCGAGAGCATAAGAGAGGTCATTGCATTCCCAAAGACACAAAAGGCCTCTTGCCCAATGACAGATGCGCCATCGTCAGTAGATGCAAAACAGCTGAGGGAATTAGGAATTAAACTAGCAACTAAAACAAAGGAGGCTATATGA
- the recO gene encoding DNA repair protein RecO yields the protein MIQKTDAILLRKKDLRETSLILSYFTRDFGKVNGVLKGARGNRARSSVNPLFFSLDQIVFYEKKKSDLFIISQCDAQEIFFNILKDWDRASIAYYLLELIDVFTEPGGEDSGIFETLLNGLRSLEHKKEPGVIARLFEVKFLLGLGLWPGSSSFKLTKGAVSTLACFEREAWQVSSKIKLTREVGNDIKKVTAKIIADNLDRPLKTAKMLAA from the coding sequence ATGATACAAAAGACAGACGCAATACTATTAAGGAAAAAAGATCTTAGAGAGACTAGCCTTATACTCAGTTATTTTACTAGAGATTTTGGTAAGGTAAACGGCGTTTTAAAAGGCGCGCGAGGCAACCGCGCCAGGAGCAGCGTAAATCCGCTATTCTTCAGTCTTGACCAGATAGTCTTTTACGAAAAAAAGAAGAGTGATCTTTTCATTATCTCTCAGTGCGATGCGCAGGAGATCTTTTTTAATATCCTTAAGGATTGGGACAGGGCCTCGATCGCATATTATTTATTAGAACTTATAGATGTGTTTACAGAACCAGGCGGAGAGGATAGCGGGATATTCGAAACGCTCTTAAATGGCCTGAGGTCACTGGAACACAAGAAAGAGCCAGGCGTAATAGCAAGACTTTTTGAGGTAAAATTTTTGCTCGGACTCGGGCTTTGGCCAGGCTCTAGCTCTTTTAAGCTGACCAAGGGCGCAGTGTCCACATTGGCGTGCTTTGAAAGAGAGGCATGGCAGGTCTCTTCCAAGATAAAACTGACGCGCGAAGTAGGAAATGATATAAAAAAGGTGACAGCTAAGATAATAGCGGATAATCTGGATAGGCCGCTTAAGACGGCAAAAATGCTTGCTGCATGA
- a CDS encoding HDIG domain-containing protein gives MKKILNSKKKSNSHALSHTIIAVLTCLLMVTIIQWDRGLFKAEFREGDIALSSIYAPYDFNIKGEVNTRATDIARKKAADSVLPIYIFDAGVQQNVLNKAKAIVDSVSLLKTEPDLADEEKKTKVAAVSADYNISEALTTSILELKDHEMFYDSVKDAIERLMLKGIISASERSMLVENEIKRIKVLDKIEDTESTAWVEDFFTLGDLKENMEDFSSGIRGRKERSAANDFMKAILSTNIIYDEEKTAAEKDELAQKINPIRNTIEVKKNEMILNKGERIGKDHIVKLKGIEQNESMAMKIGGLFGILLLVGLFMLIVVLYVKFYEPIFIAANKELVLLSVVSFLILVAAKIIVMSPWPSNLVPVAVASMLIAILINSRMAMIATCFLSILVGMIAGNILDIAGVSLVGGMVGIFAMKGVRRRSQVMTAGLCVGFANVSYLIGMGLVRGLDFNTYITQALFGLTNGIMSAVIVTGILPVFENIFKITTDISLLELADLNHPLLKEMVMKAPGTYHHSLVVGNLAEAACEAIGANPLLARVSSYFHDIGKIEKASYFSENQSSEGSAHDKLSPTMSSLIITNHVKNGVELAQKHKLNKKIIDIIRQHHGTGLVFYFFKRALEKVTDEDVGEQSFRYPGPKPQTKEAACVLLADSVEAGSRALDNPTPSRIKGLVKKIINNKFIDGQLDECDLTLKNLERIAEVFMHILTGIFHTRVEYPDGPEKE, from the coding sequence ATGAAAAAAATCCTTAATAGTAAGAAGAAAAGTAATTCACATGCATTATCCCATACCATCATCGCGGTATTAACGTGTCTTTTAATGGTGACGATCATACAGTGGGACAGGGGACTTTTTAAGGCAGAGTTTCGCGAGGGCGACATAGCGCTGAGCTCTATTTACGCGCCATATGATTTTAATATAAAAGGAGAGGTAAATACCAGGGCTACGGATATCGCAAGAAAAAAGGCCGCGGATTCAGTATTGCCCATTTATATCTTTGACGCTGGAGTGCAGCAGAATGTCTTGAATAAGGCCAAGGCTATCGTGGACTCAGTCTCGCTTTTAAAGACAGAACCTGATTTGGCGGATGAAGAAAAAAAGACAAAGGTCGCAGCAGTTTCAGCTGATTATAATATCTCAGAGGCACTTACAACTAGCATCCTGGAACTAAAGGATCACGAGATGTTTTACGACTCAGTAAAGGATGCAATAGAGCGCCTTATGTTAAAAGGCATAATCTCTGCTTCAGAGCGTTCTATGCTCGTGGAGAACGAGATAAAAAGAATAAAGGTGCTAGATAAAATCGAGGACACTGAAAGCACGGCATGGGTAGAAGATTTTTTTACGCTGGGAGATCTAAAGGAAAACATGGAGGATTTTTCTTCAGGCATAAGAGGCAGAAAAGAGCGTTCAGCTGCCAATGATTTTATGAAAGCCATTTTGAGCACAAATATAATATATGATGAAGAAAAGACAGCAGCAGAAAAAGATGAACTTGCCCAGAAAATAAACCCTATTCGCAATACAATAGAGGTAAAGAAGAATGAGATGATATTGAACAAGGGTGAGCGTATTGGCAAGGATCATATAGTGAAGTTAAAAGGCATAGAGCAGAATGAGTCCATGGCAATGAAAATAGGAGGGCTCTTCGGGATACTGCTACTGGTCGGGCTTTTCATGCTTATCGTAGTGCTCTATGTAAAATTTTACGAACCTATTTTTATAGCAGCAAATAAAGAGCTGGTTTTGCTTTCCGTAGTGTCTTTTCTGATCTTAGTAGCGGCAAAGATCATAGTGATGTCTCCCTGGCCAAGTAATCTCGTGCCTGTGGCAGTGGCTTCAATGCTTATAGCCATCTTAATAAACAGCCGCATGGCAATGATAGCTACTTGTTTTTTAAGTATACTAGTTGGCATGATCGCTGGAAATATTCTGGATATCGCAGGCGTTTCTCTTGTCGGAGGCATGGTCGGTATATTTGCGATGAAGGGCGTAAGGCGCAGGTCACAGGTCATGACAGCTGGCCTGTGTGTTGGTTTTGCGAACGTGAGTTATCTTATCGGTATGGGTCTTGTAAGAGGGTTGGATTTTAATACATACATCACACAGGCGCTTTTTGGGCTTACAAATGGCATAATGTCTGCGGTTATTGTGACAGGCATACTACCTGTATTTGAAAACATCTTTAAGATCACGACAGATATAAGCCTTCTCGAGTTAGCGGATCTAAACCATCCGCTTTTAAAAGAGATGGTAATGAAGGCGCCAGGCACTTATCATCACAGCCTTGTTGTTGGAAATCTTGCAGAGGCGGCCTGTGAGGCAATAGGCGCTAATCCGCTTCTTGCCAGGGTCAGTTCATATTTTCACGACATAGGCAAGATCGAAAAGGCATCATATTTTAGTGAGAATCAATCCAGCGAGGGTTCAGCGCACGATAAACTTTCGCCCACCATGAGCAGTCTCATAATCACCAACCATGTTAAAAATGGCGTGGAGTTGGCACAGAAACACAAGCTCAATAAAAAGATCATTGATATCATCAGGCAGCATCATGGCACAGGCCTTGTTTTTTATTTCTTTAAGAGGGCACTGGAAAAGGTGACAGACGAGGATGTAGGAGAACAGTCTTTCAGGTATCCTGGACCAAAACCACAGACAAAGGAAGCAGCATGCGTGCTTCTGGCTGATTCAGTTGAGGCAGGATCGCGTGCACTGGATAATCCTACACCGTCCAGGATAAAAGGCCTGGTGAAAAAGATCATAAATAATAAATTTATTGACGGTCAGTTGGACGAATGCGATCTGACGCTCAAGAATCTGGAAAGAATCGCAGAAGTTTTCATGCATATACTCACAGGAATATTTCACACGCGCGTGGAATATCCTGATGGACCCGAGAAAGAATGA